A DNA window from Leptolyngbya sp. KIOST-1 contains the following coding sequences:
- a CDS encoding type IV pilus secretin family protein gives MNRLMNLQPFLLSSALVALAAQPGLASVTSITNVRLNPTSTGLELVFETQGGDSSNVFTVNQGNSLVADITRAQLNLPNGSTFSQANPAPGIAQVSVVPLDANSVRVTIDGDGQAPVGQVASNRDRVVLSVRNDGRAQAPTPVPTELETVPAPATPPAVAQATPPSTVAQATPAPEVPVPASPDVLVPNPEVTIDGTPVPRPQRQQVPPFLPRAVAPPVGDISVAEGAPAFSTINLGSNERIPRLLLRDAPAREVLSLLARAAGLNLVFTPAGATTPGAPDAAGSPDGPPVSLDIENESVQDVFNHVLRVTGLQANRVGRSIYVGPQLPVSAQNVVARTLRLNQVDATVATNFLVALGAESAVSRERLVTNVNAVTVGEGSPPITETQTSTVEQIEVNRVDYVDSQGILRGLQVVADERTNSVTLVGRADLIAIATEQLTRIDLRRRQVAINLRVIDIDLNALEAFGTSFSFQTGNFGIGSTGGLGILNLGAGIPTQVFPGGTPTATPIGPRSIQGGGTNANVAGNFLLQILATVQNGNGKIITDPTLIVQEGQTAYRSAHPGRGYRRHPDRHHPRYRSPGGDHPDRN, from the coding sequence GTGAACCGCCTGATGAACCTGCAACCGTTTTTGCTGAGCAGTGCCCTGGTTGCCCTGGCTGCCCAGCCTGGCCTGGCTTCAGTGACCAGCATTACCAATGTCCGCCTCAACCCCACTTCCACCGGCCTTGAGCTGGTGTTTGAAACCCAGGGCGGCGATAGCAGCAATGTCTTTACCGTCAACCAGGGCAATAGCCTGGTCGCCGACATTACCCGCGCTCAGCTCAACTTGCCCAACGGCAGCACCTTTAGCCAGGCCAACCCCGCCCCTGGCATTGCTCAGGTGTCGGTGGTTCCCCTCGATGCCAACAGCGTGCGGGTGACCATTGACGGCGATGGTCAGGCCCCGGTCGGCCAGGTCGCCTCCAACCGCGATCGCGTAGTGCTGTCGGTTCGCAACGACGGTAGGGCCCAGGCCCCTACCCCAGTGCCCACCGAGCTGGAGACGGTGCCGGCCCCTGCCACTCCTCCTGCAGTCGCCCAGGCCACGCCGCCCTCTACCGTTGCCCAGGCGACTCCCGCTCCAGAGGTGCCGGTCCCAGCCAGTCCCGATGTGCTGGTGCCTAACCCCGAAGTCACCATTGACGGCACCCCAGTGCCCCGGCCCCAGCGCCAGCAGGTTCCTCCGTTCCTGCCCCGGGCCGTAGCCCCGCCGGTGGGAGATATTTCCGTCGCTGAGGGAGCCCCTGCGTTTAGCACGATCAACCTGGGTAGTAACGAGCGGATTCCCAGGCTGCTGCTGCGGGATGCTCCGGCTCGCGAAGTTCTGTCCCTGCTAGCTCGGGCGGCTGGGCTCAACCTGGTCTTTACCCCCGCCGGCGCGACTACCCCCGGAGCACCGGATGCCGCCGGCAGTCCTGACGGTCCGCCTGTGAGCCTCGACATTGAAAACGAGTCCGTCCAGGATGTGTTTAACCACGTGCTGCGGGTGACGGGCCTCCAGGCCAACCGGGTTGGGCGCAGTATCTATGTGGGGCCACAGCTGCCCGTCTCCGCCCAGAATGTCGTCGCTCGCACCCTCAGGCTTAACCAGGTCGATGCTACGGTAGCTACCAATTTCCTGGTGGCGCTGGGGGCTGAGAGTGCCGTCAGCCGTGAGCGGCTGGTCACCAACGTCAATGCGGTAACGGTTGGCGAAGGGTCTCCTCCCATTACTGAGACTCAGACCTCAACGGTGGAGCAAATTGAAGTCAACCGGGTGGATTATGTAGACAGTCAGGGTATTCTGCGCGGTCTGCAGGTGGTGGCCGATGAACGAACCAACTCTGTCACGCTGGTTGGCCGAGCCGACCTGATTGCCATCGCCACCGAGCAGCTGACCCGCATCGACCTGAGACGACGGCAGGTGGCCATCAACCTCCGGGTGATTGACATCGACCTCAATGCGCTGGAGGCCTTTGGCACCAGCTTCTCCTTCCAGACCGGCAACTTTGGCATCGGCAGCACGGGTGGCCTGGGCATTCTCAACCTGGGAGCTGGCATTCCTACCCAGGTCTTCCCAGGGGGCACGCCCACGGCTACGCCGATTGGGCCGCGCAGCATTCAGGGTGGCGGAACCAATGCCAACGTCGCCGGTAACTTCCTGCTTCAGATCCTGGCTACGGTGCAGAACGGCAACGGCAAGATTATCACCGACCCGACGCTGATTGTGCAGGAGGGGCAGACGGCTTACCGTTCAGCTCACCCAGGACGTGGTTACCGACGTCACCCAGACCGTCACCATCCCCGATACAGGTCCCCCGGTGGTGACCACCCAGACAGAAATTGA
- a CDS encoding type II secretion system protein GspD, translating into MVTDVTQTVTIPDTGPPVVTTQTEIELAGLVLQINVDRIDDNGFVSLSVAPSIAAPTQVFDTGQGNIVLLSRRQLSSGQVRVRDSQTLLLSGIIQESERSTVNKIPILGDIPILGALFRSTSTDSNRQELIILLTPQILDDSDQSVFGYQYTPSEQVQEVLENRSR; encoded by the coding sequence GTGGTTACCGACGTCACCCAGACCGTCACCATCCCCGATACAGGTCCCCCGGTGGTGACCACCCAGACAGAAATTGAGCTGGCGGGTCTGGTGCTGCAGATCAACGTCGATCGCATTGACGATAACGGCTTTGTCTCCCTGTCCGTAGCGCCCAGTATTGCGGCGCCTACCCAGGTGTTTGACACCGGTCAGGGCAACATTGTCCTCCTGTCGCGGCGGCAGCTGAGTTCTGGCCAGGTACGGGTGCGCGATTCGCAGACCCTGCTGCTCTCCGGTATTATCCAGGAGTCAGAACGCTCTACCGTCAACAAGATTCCGATTCTGGGCGATATTCCGATTCTGGGGGCGCTATTCCGCAGTACCTCGACGGACAGCAACCGTCAGGAACTGATTATCCTGCTGACTCCCCAGATTTTGGATGACTCTGATCAGTCGGTGTTTGGGTACCAGTACACCCCCAGTGAGCAGGTGCAGGAAGTGCTGGAGAATCGAAGTCGTTAG